From Chryseobacterium joostei, the proteins below share one genomic window:
- a CDS encoding contact-dependent growth inhibition system immunity protein — protein MMNNFQANFPLTYQLLGAWFSDIDYEDITYEEVIENYKKVTKKQNLELLKLELPKLKKELDKNTIDHQYISHLSNIYFENNDDVLKWLNEISTYLEEN, from the coding sequence ATGATGAATAATTTTCAAGCCAATTTTCCTTTAACATACCAATTATTGGGTGCTTGGTTTAGCGATATAGATTATGAAGATATTACATATGAAGAGGTGATTGAAAACTATAAAAAGGTAACAAAGAAACAGAACTTAGAGTTATTAAAATTAGAATTACCAAAATTAAAAAAGGAACTAGATAAAAATACGATTGATCATCAATACATATCTCATCTTTCGAATATTTATTTTGAAAATAATGATGATGTATTAAAATGGCTCAATGAAATATCTACCTATCTGGAAGAAAATTAA
- a CDS encoding DUF4303 domain-containing protein — protein MGKRNNKINLSEEEAIKIIVELDQIVVSFDKIKSHFAEEKDIQKHDKTLSDYIVNEKVNQTLAQIRSLLSSKFSLTIGEDDKDALERACNRNKYWSPEDKEVPSLSTNFENWHEENLSTLTYSIINDFNCLYQLLTKKKQNIYAFALVLDDDCITAYSVVSTKESLKKLHKNKEWDAPEWCWGVGEGDVKDGVSNFIELLLKHYWNNIAPLFKQGFDYAPERQKNLQLFTDAMCRAKHELVKKYGNEVEKMAFYISIPGEPIVEKNSALAINNKDNTKVKELLDSLYI, from the coding sequence ATGGGTAAAAGAAATAATAAGATAAATCTTAGTGAAGAAGAAGCTATAAAAATAATTGTTGAGCTTGATCAGATTGTCGTTTCATTCGACAAAATAAAAAGTCATTTTGCAGAAGAAAAGGATATCCAGAAACATGATAAAACGCTCAGCGATTATATTGTTAACGAAAAAGTAAATCAGACACTGGCACAAATCAGAAGTTTATTGTCTTCCAAATTTTCGCTTACAATAGGCGAAGATGATAAAGATGCTCTGGAAAGAGCATGTAATAGGAACAAATATTGGTCTCCGGAAGATAAAGAAGTTCCGTCCCTTTCAACAAATTTTGAAAATTGGCATGAAGAGAATTTATCAACTCTTACTTATTCTATAATCAATGATTTTAATTGTCTCTATCAGCTTTTAACCAAGAAAAAACAAAATATTTATGCCTTTGCTTTGGTATTGGATGATGATTGCATAACTGCTTATTCGGTAGTTTCTACAAAAGAAAGTCTAAAGAAACTTCATAAAAATAAAGAATGGGATGCTCCAGAATGGTGCTGGGGTGTAGGAGAAGGGGATGTGAAAGATGGTGTAAGCAATTTTATTGAACTGCTTTTGAAGCATTACTGGAACAATATTGCACCGCTATTTAAGCAAGGGTTTGATTATGCTCCTGAACGTCAAAAAAATTTGCAGCTATTTACAGATGCAATGTGTAGGGCCAAGCATGAGCTCGTAAAAAAATATGGTAATGAAGTCGAAAAGATGGCTTTTTACATCAGTATACCTGGTGAACCGATTGTAGAAAAAAACAGTGCATTAGCCATTAATAATAAAGATAATACGAAAGTAAAAGAGCTATTGGATAGCTTATACATTTAA
- a CDS encoding SMI1/KNR4 family protein codes for MKLPNQWHSFIKIFQKKFDSEIVYDIVHIFQDQETINERFTTHEFEIYLPDYIPVADDSGGQVAVISKNDKDTKVYLTSYGTLQEKEFRILDRDLLHWMQQKFPFDQKASEMPEMTSEQQAIFEKENDHLLQKVRQFPLLLNFWKQTYSIENLCLPENYPVVEDILAFQEGYAFSSVVTEKLIGEKDGDFRDSWLVIASNYFADPFFIDFNDAKENFPVYFAFHGAGKWTPIQIADSISEFQEILNKIFENRFDRNYLESFLKELTSSGNEFWDEVYQNVLDMSDYTEEEQNEKNDESDWREAEVYIIDIGPNKMKIVSLLKEVYKLSGTEALQMSKQNRILYHKGPYKWIQSSARELESLGATIEIVTL; via the coding sequence ATGAAACTACCCAACCAATGGCATAGCTTTATCAAAATATTTCAGAAGAAATTTGATTCTGAAATAGTATATGATATTGTACACATTTTTCAAGATCAAGAAACCATCAATGAGCGTTTTACTACCCATGAGTTTGAAATATATTTACCTGATTATATTCCCGTAGCCGACGACTCCGGTGGGCAGGTAGCTGTAATTTCTAAAAATGATAAGGATACAAAAGTATATCTTACATCATACGGAACATTGCAGGAAAAAGAGTTCAGAATATTGGATCGTGATTTACTGCATTGGATGCAGCAAAAATTTCCTTTTGATCAGAAAGCAAGTGAAATGCCTGAAATGACATCAGAACAGCAAGCTATATTTGAAAAAGAAAATGATCATTTGTTACAAAAAGTGAGGCAATTTCCATTGCTCCTGAATTTCTGGAAACAAACGTATTCGATTGAGAATTTATGCCTGCCGGAAAACTATCCCGTAGTAGAAGATATTCTGGCGTTCCAAGAGGGATATGCTTTTAGTTCTGTTGTCACTGAAAAATTAATAGGAGAAAAGGATGGAGACTTTAGGGATAGCTGGTTAGTCATCGCCAGTAACTATTTTGCAGATCCTTTTTTTATTGATTTTAATGATGCAAAGGAGAATTTTCCTGTATACTTTGCTTTTCATGGTGCTGGAAAATGGACGCCTATACAAATTGCAGATAGTATCAGTGAATTTCAAGAAATACTAAACAAGATTTTTGAAAATAGATTTGATAGAAATTATCTTGAATCTTTTCTAAAAGAATTAACAAGTTCAGGCAACGAGTTTTGGGATGAAGTGTACCAAAATGTTTTAGATATGTCGGATTATACAGAAGAAGAGCAAAACGAAAAGAATGACGAGTCAGACTGGCGCGAAGCCGAAGTATACATCATAGATATAGGTCCCAATAAAATGAAAATTGTTTCTTTATTAAAGGAAGTATACAAATTATCAGGGACTGAAGCTCTTCAAATGAGTAAACAAAACCGAATTTTATACCACAAGGGTCCTTACAAGTGGATACAATCAAGTGCCCGGGAATTGGAGAGTTTAGGAGCAACAATAGAAATAGTCACCTTATAG